Genomic segment of Calditrichota bacterium:
CCAGCATCCTCTGCAAATATATAGTGATAGGCACGTGAACTATTTCACAGAAAAGTCTGGCATATTGACAAGGTTAATTTTTTTTTTGATTTAATATCAGCAACCCAAGCCGCAAAAGGTGCGGCATGATTTATCCACTTCAGGAGGTTGCTATGAAGACACTTGCTTTGATTATCTTTTCAGCGTTGTTTGCAACGGCGGCATATTCACAGGCCTTTTGCCTTGCAACGTCTGACAATTGCTGTGATGGATACTGGTCTTCGAATTCTACTACAACGACAATTCAAGAAAATGACTTGATACTATCCTATCAAGCAACGAGCGAAGACAATGAACTGAATATCGTACTTCAAATCGATGGTTCAGTCGCAGAGACTTGGACGGTTTGTGGATGTGGATCTGTTGCGCTCGAATCTGATCCGATTGGACCGGGACATGAGGTGGCGCTAAAAGTTGAGTGCGTAGGATGCGGTCTTTCACAATGTCAGAATGGAGATGCAAAAGTGACGGTGTACAGGAATGTTGCGTCACCCGCTTGTAAACTCTCATGCGACTAGGAGTTTTGCAAATCGTAGGAATTGGCCTATCATTTCTTGCGTCGCAGGACGTATTCTCGGCGTTAAGAATCGTGCCGACGGAGTATGCGACAATTCAAGAGGCCGTCAACGCTACCGCCTCTGACGACACGGTTTTGATTCAAGTTGGCGTCTATGAGGAGACAGTCTCAGTCCCTTGTCGGCCAATGACCATTGCCGGCGAATACATATTCTCGGGCGATTCGACAGATATTGACTTCTGCAGATGGGTTGCACCAGCGGGACATCGCAACATTCAGGCGACAGTTTGTGGGGCTGGGAACTCCTTGGTCATTGCGGGACTAACCTTTTCCGGGAACTCTGCCGGCGGCGGGCTTGATCTGGAACGGGGCGGAATCGTGGTGGAGAAATGTGTATTTGATGCATGTTCCGCTTTCGCAGGCGGCGCGTTGTATGCTGCAGACTCTGAGCTTCAAGTTGCGAATTGCGTATTCACGCGTTGTCATGCAGCGACTACCGGCGGGGTTGTCTACCTCGACAGCGTTCGTTGCGTGATCTCAGGTTCGCGTGTGGAAGACTGTGGTGCTTCAGGGCCCAATGGAGCACTTTTCCGGTTTGGCGATCGCTCCGCATATTTCGACAATGTCGCGGTGCGAAACTGTGTCTTGCCGGAACAGCGTGCACTCTTTGATCTAACCGGAGTAATGGACACAGTGTTGTTTACGTCGTGTGTAATCAGCAATAGTGTTTTCGGCTATGGGGTGTATCAGAGTAGTGGTTTGTGCTCGATCTTCAAAATGGAGCGGTGCAATTTTGAGGGGAATACGATTCGAAAGTCGATAGTTTCGGATGACGTGTTAGAAATCGGAGACTACTTGATCTCCGGCTGTGTATTCCGCGAAAACCACTCTGCCGACTTCATTGGAGTGGCGGCCATGTTCGTATGTCACGGGCACTACGGCTTTTTCCGGTTCACAGACAACTTGTTTGCTTACAACGACTGGCTTGACGAATCTTGCATGTTTGTAGTATTCTACGGAAATGAACTGATTTCGAGAAACTACTTCATCGGCAACTCTTCTTCCGAGGGAATTGCGACTCCTTGTGTTGTGTATGCATACGGGGTCTCAGAGAATACGTTTCGGCACAACGTATTTCATGACAATTTGACCGCGGCGTGTGCAGCCTTTGTTTCGACGGAGCCGATAGCTCAAGTTCAAAACAACTACTGGGGAGATCCGAGCGGACCCTATCACATTGAGATGAATCCCGCGGGACTTGGTGATACTGTCGTTGGCGATTTGGACTTTGTTCCATGGTCTGAAGATACATCGTTTTTGTCTACCGCGATTGAATCGCCTTTACCAGTATCAATTGCACTCGGCTACCCCTATCCCAATCCATTCAATTCAGAAGTTAAGATTGAGTACGCTTTGGCGCGGGAACAAGATGTCAGGATTGATATCTATGACGTGTTGGGTCGACGGGTGAGTGAGCTTTTAGGCGAACGCCAAGGGGTTGGGGTTCACTCTGTGCGGTGGGACGCGAATGGGTTTGCTTCGGGATTGTATTTCGCGAGGTTATCTTCGGCGGACTCCCGTGCCGCGCAATCAGCGAAACTGTTACTGATGAAATGAGAAAGTGTTTTAAACGCCAACGGGCCGCACTGGATGTGCGGCCCGCTTGGTTTTGAGACTCTTATTTCTTATGGAGCGCAGTTGTGGATCACGACGTAGAAGAGTTGATCTTCTGTTTGATTCGTGACGTGCGAAATAGCCAAGCCCGCGGAGGGGACGATGGCTGCAACTTCTTGTGTCCAACCTGCTCCCGGCGGAGTGGTGTTTAGCTCCGCATCGGGAGTAGAGTAGATATCATATCTTCCGGCTTGCGGCGCATTCCAGAAGAAATCGATTTCGTTGTTGTTGTCACCGGGGATCATCGCGAAATCTTCCGGTGGCAGACAGGGTGCAGGAGCTTCGACGGTGACGGTGCCGACCATGCCGAGCGAAAAATGCACGTCACATTGATAGCTGTAGGTGCCCTCCAAGGGCGCGGCAAATGCGAAGTCGTACGTAAACGCGGTCGACACGGGATTACCGCTGCGAAAAACGGGAACGGCGGACGTTTCCGCGACGTTGTGGAGTCCCGTGGTTTTAATCCAACGGACGGTATCACCTTGTTGGATTGTGATACTTGACGGGCTAAACGTAAATCCCACAACATTCACGACGTGGATTGTCGCGTAACTTTTCATCACCAGCAAACCCAACGCGCACAGACAAAGAACAGTTTTCATTTCGCCTCCTCAGACGTATATTCATGGTGTCCAAACAAGAAGGCTCTCCCAGTGTCAAAATGACACTTTCATAAGTTGCGTAACTTGACTTTGAATGTCAAGTTTTTCGTCAGGCTAAATGAAAAAGCCCGCCATGTGGCGGGCTTTCCACACTTTTGCAACTCACTTAGAAGAAAACATGGAGTTGGGCTTCGACTTGGCTCTTGTTGCGGGCCTGTTGTACAGTTGAGCCGGGGACAGGCGAGGCAGAATAGAGACGATGCAGCACAGAAACTTCGACCCACGGGAGCACATAGGATGCGACGCCCAAGGACGTGCGTTCGGCTTCTCCGCCGATGGATGATGTTTCGGCGTTGTCCATCCAATCGTAGGCCGCACGAATCCAGATTCCCTGGTAGGCCATGATTTCAAGCTGGCCCGTCGCGTAGGCACTGGTGATGGCGAAGGGGCTTGCTCCCGACGGGAAAGTCCAAATAATCGGTGTGATCCAGTCTTTTCGGTCATATTCGAAGAGCAGTGAAGTGGCCAGCCAGCCGAAATTTGAGGCGCCGTTGCCCGAACCCATCATATCGTGGATACCTTCAAAGGCAATCCCGCCGAATCCACCCCACGACACAGAGCGATTGGCTTTGCCGGGGAACCCAATTTCGGGGTCGGCGGCCTTTCCGGGGGAGTGGTACCAGCTTCCGCCCAAGGATGCAATCCACTTTTGTGCGAAGGGCAAACGGTGTTGTCCGTAGGCACGCATGATCCAGCGTTTTTGCTGGTCGCGGTCGATGGGGGTGTTGGATTGGGCACTGGTAAAAGAACCCGATAAATCGAAGGCCAGAATTCTGGAGCCGACTTCCATACCTACTCCATAGCCGGGCGGAGTGGGTGAGCTTACGGGGCCGCCGTCGTAGCCGCTGAATAATCCTGTGCGGACATAGGAAGTGTGGTCAGCGAATCTAAAGCCGTAATTTTCTTGGAATTGTCCGCCCTTGACCCAGGCTTTGAAGCCCTTTAGGTTCGCCATTCCGTAGGCTTCCATGCGGCCTGACGCATCTGCGACACCGCGCGACAAGTAGAGCATGAACTGCTCGGTGGGTCGGAACTGGATGTAGAGATTTCCTTCCATCTGGGCCGATGACCCTGTGTTAGTGGACAGGGGCGCCGAGAGACCGGCTTCGGTCGTGTCGTTGATGGTATTGGTTGAGAGCCAGATCGTGCGCAGATCGGCGCCGATGGTCACTGATTCGGAGAGCTTTGGCTTGATCTTTTCGAGCGTCTCGAAGCTGATAGGCTTGACGGGGAGATATTGCGGGCCGAAAAACTGGCTCCCGTAAAGTTCGCGCATGCCGTTACCGGTGGGGCTGGCATGACAAAGGAAACAGCTTTGTCCGAAGAGCGCGCTATATTGCGGGCGGGCAAAGGCTGTGGAAACTACTGTGGCGCAGAGGAGTAAGACAAAAAGTACGGACTTGCGCATTAGGCTGACCTTTCAAGGCAGGAATTCACTGAACTTAATCGATACATAGGCAATATACATAACCTGACTGGGGAGCGCAATATTGTTTGCCTCGTTGCTGAAAAGCCGCTATATTACAGTTTCTACTCGAATTGGCCCGCAGAATACACACAGGCTGCCACAATGCATGTGGGGGCAAACCAACTTGTGTGACTGCACCTACACTTCCACTATGCGGGCTACTCCACGAAGAAATGAAAAGCTATGAGATTCGCAAAATATCACGGGTTGGGAAACGATTTTTTATTGTTTGACGAAAAGGACGGAGTGACTCCGGCTGAATTTACGTCTGAAAGGGTGCGGAGTTTGTGCCACCGTCAGACGGGTGTGGGAGCTGATGGGATACTTTTGAGAACAAAGAGTGACAAAGCCACGCACAAGATGTGGCTTTGGAATGCGGACGGATCGAGCGCGGAAATTTCAGGTAACGGGCTCAGGTGTTTTGTGTTGTTCTTGGAAGACCGTGGGTACGAGGTCGCAAAGGAATTTGAAGTGGAAACGGGCGGCGGAGTTTTGAAAGCGAGGAGTGTTGGTGACCATGTCATCGAAACGACGATGCCCGTTCCGAATTTTGCGAGGTCCGGCGCGCCGGAGATGCTCAAGCTCACGTCGCTTGATCAGACATTTGACGTGCTCTCTGTGAATGTGGGAAATCCGCACGGGGTGATCTTTGGAGAGCAGCGCGACATACCGTTTGCAGAGAAATACGGACCGAGTTTGGAAAAAAATCCGGCGTTTCCGCAGGGTGCGAATATCGAGTTTGTGAATGTGATGAGTAAGGACTCGTGCAATCTGGTGGTGTGGGAGCGCGGCGCGGGGATTACGCTTGCCTGCGGATCGGGAAGTGTGGCGACGGCGTGCGCGGGTTGCGCGCTCGGACATTTTGAGTTTGATAAAGCGATCGCGGTGCATCAGCCCGGCGGGGCGCTGCATATTACGGTGGCGCGAGAGTTTCGGGAGATTCGGCAGAGGAGTATTGCTGAGAGGGTGTTTGAGGGAGTTGCTTTGGGATGAGGGATGGGGGATGGGGGATGGAAACAAACCGCAGACTACTCCAACAAACTTAAGCGCATTGTCATCCTGAAGCCGCTGCGGCTGAAGGATATTGTTGCGTGGGTTTGCATCTTAAGGGGATACGAATATGGATTCAACTTGTTGCAACTTTTTCAGCGATAGCACGGGGTTATATTTTTATAGCGCTGTGTTTCAGGGGAATATGGCGTTGCTGGCGCTGCTTGGTGTGTTCATTGTTTTGCGATTTCAACGATTTGAGTCGATTCGGGATGACGTAGATTCATTCTACTTAAGCGCGATGAAAAGCGCCTTTAAGATTGTTGAGTCAATGATCAAAGAAAAGGTCCCCACTCTGGACTTAAAACCTCTTCAATGCGAGGCTAAGAGTGCAGTCTATAGGAAGCAAAATGAATACAGACTAAACTGGCAACGTCAACTCGATGAGGAACGGACAAGGTTTTTAAAGAAGGCAATGAAACCAATTTGGATCACGAGCACTACGTCATTACACTCATTGTTTCTACTTACAGTATCACATTTCATTCATAAAATTCACGACAATAGAAGGGCTGTTTCTGTTAGTTATTCTTGTTCTTTCGATTGCTTCGCTTTGCCTCAGTATTCGTTTTGTGCGAGAGGCCGTAACTAAGGACAAGAATGGACTTGCAGACTTTCAGAACAAACGAATCGAGTTTATGCTCTCATCTGCGTCAGAAGAGTGATACAGATTCCGGCGGGGAACCGCGCTGACGCGCTTAATCCCCGCTCGGCGAAATTGGTGATTAGCGTTTTAGATTCTCGGGTTTGCTACAAGATCCTTCACTACGTTCAGGATGACAAAGCGCCTTAAGCGGTCGACTAGCGTTCTACATTTTCGGGTTCGCTACAAGATCCTTCACTGCGTTCAGGATGACAAAGCGCCTTAAGTGGTCGATTAGCGTTTTACATTTTCGGGTTCGCTACAAGATCCTTCACTGCGTTCAGGATGACAAAGCGCCTTAAGTGGTCGATTAGCGTTCTACATTTTCGGGTTCGCTATAAGATCCTTCACTGCGTTCAGGATGACAAAGCGTCGAGAATTGTCGAATACACTTGAGAATTGTGGTTCGCTTGAAAAGGTCCCTACGGGATGACAGAGCGTTTTGCGTGCTTGGGGATGCGACGGCCGGAGGCCGACGGTAGTAAGACGGGGCAAGCGGTAGTATTGTT
This window contains:
- a CDS encoding right-handed parallel beta-helix repeat-containing protein; translated protein: MRLGVLQIVGIGLSFLASQDVFSALRIVPTEYATIQEAVNATASDDTVLIQVGVYEETVSVPCRPMTIAGEYIFSGDSTDIDFCRWVAPAGHRNIQATVCGAGNSLVIAGLTFSGNSAGGGLDLERGGIVVEKCVFDACSAFAGGALYAADSELQVANCVFTRCHAATTGGVVYLDSVRCVISGSRVEDCGASGPNGALFRFGDRSAYFDNVAVRNCVLPEQRALFDLTGVMDTVLFTSCVISNSVFGYGVYQSSGLCSIFKMERCNFEGNTIRKSIVSDDVLEIGDYLISGCVFRENHSADFIGVAAMFVCHGHYGFFRFTDNLFAYNDWLDESCMFVVFYGNELISRNYFIGNSSSEGIATPCVVYAYGVSENTFRHNVFHDNLTAACAAFVSTEPIAQVQNNYWGDPSGPYHIEMNPAGLGDTVVGDLDFVPWSEDTSFLSTAIESPLPVSIALGYPYPNPFNSEVKIEYALAREQDVRIDIYDVLGRRVSELLGERQGVGVHSVRWDANGFASGLYFARLSSADSRAAQSAKLLLMK
- the dapF gene encoding diaminopimelate epimerase; this translates as MRFAKYHGLGNDFLLFDEKDGVTPAEFTSERVRSLCHRQTGVGADGILLRTKSDKATHKMWLWNADGSSAEISGNGLRCFVLFLEDRGYEVAKEFEVETGGGVLKARSVGDHVIETTMPVPNFARSGAPEMLKLTSLDQTFDVLSVNVGNPHGVIFGEQRDIPFAEKYGPSLEKNPAFPQGANIEFVNVMSKDSCNLVVWERGAGITLACGSGSVATACAGCALGHFEFDKAIAVHQPGGALHITVAREFREIRQRSIAERVFEGVALG